The Hemiscyllium ocellatum isolate sHemOce1 chromosome 1, sHemOce1.pat.X.cur, whole genome shotgun sequence DNA window TTGACTGGTCAAAGCCCTCTCCATTCCCACTACCTTTTGGTGTAGCCTGTTTTTATCAACATGTGGCAAGGATGCGTACAAGTCATTCCAGACCTTCTTTAAATATGAAAATCAGGGCCTGGTGATCCTTGACTTCGACCTTAACTGGTGACTGGTGGAGAAGGCATTGCAGCTTTCTCATCAGGTGAAACTCACAGGAGGAGGAGAAAGGTCCTTGGGACCTCCAAAAAAGTTTAAATGTCCCTGTCCTGGACCAACCATTCTCAGATCATAAGACTGTCCTATGTGACTTAGCTGGGTGCCAGAACTGTAACTTGATTTCCCTGTGGTAGATTCCTACTCACCCAAAATAATGTCCCTCTGAGCACCTTTGCAGCTACCACTTGCTGTCTGAGGTGAGTGGAAGGCTGAAAATACGAAGCCTGCAGGTCTGGTACTGGTGTTCCAACCCCTTCTCCAGGCAGTATGTCCCTCACCGCCATGATGTGTGAAAAGAGGTTCTCCCCACTGATTATTTTCTTAATTATCCTAAATCCCTTGTACACCTCCTGCCAGTGGGGGCAGTTTCTAGCTTTCTATTCTATCAGAATCCATCATCATTTTGAACTTTATGAATTTTCCAGATTTTCTGTTCTAGATAGAACGACTTCAACCTCTTTTGTCTCCTTGGAGAACTGAAACTCCCAATTTTTGTTCCTGTAATTTGTTTCTTTGTCATGGCTTTAGTATCCTTCCAAAAGGTGATGTTTAGAACCAGACATCACAATGTCACAAAATGCCTTGTAACATAATCTTTGGATCAATGATGTATAATCAATTTTTGTGCATGATTAATGCTATAGTAAAAATATGCTGAGTCTTTCTTTTGTTCTAAAGGAAATTCTTTGCTGCTTGAGTGTTCTAGACTCTTGTCTTTTCATAAATACTTCCATTGATTTAACAATTTGTCTCTCAGTCTTGTGCCATTCAATCTTGTACACCGAAGCAAGATGGTATTTGCTGCAGATGCATGGTTTATCGAGCTCTTAAAAGTTGGTAAATTAGCATACTTTCACTTAATGAACACTGGTTGGCTGAACTTATTGCCAACAATAAATTAGATGAACAACTTAAATTCAACACGTGGTATCATTTGTGTCTTAAGAAAGTGCACAGGCTAATTTCTTCTTTctcattttatgttttttttgtggACTCCTAATTTTACAGTTTTATTAAATAAATAAACTCGTGTCTCTGGGCGATTCCTTGTCAGCTGCTTGTCTTTGTTTGTTTTCCAGATTACTTTTGGTTTCAAGATGAGGTTCATTTCCCTCAGGGATCAAATCTAGCAACTGGGAATCCACATACGACAGGACACCAGAGTCCTTGGATGGACACTTCTCCAGATTCTTAAAATCAGTTTCATAATTCACATTGCTTGGGAAGGTCACTGGTCTGGGCACAGCGTACTTGTTATCCTGAAGCATTTCAAATGGTAGTTCAAAGGCTGTGGGACCTATTTCACTTAAGGAACGCTTTAGAGTATTGTGTTGAAAAGTTGATGCGTGCCAGACGACACCATGGCACATTGAGGAGCATAGGCAAGGCCGAGGCACATCATAAATTGCATAAATGCTGGAATCAGGAGAAGATCCCTCTGGGGGGTTTGTCGCCAAGTGTCCTGTTTCAGGCTTCGGCTTTTTTGTAGTTTTTTGAATGGTTTGAGCGACGGCACAGCCATTGTTTGAAGTCGGGCTGAACGTTCTCAATCCCGTTGATTGCTGAAACACATTGCTCTGGGAATTATTCAACTCTCTCTGAGTTACACTTTCATGGTTCCCCTTTGGTTTTTCCACTTGTGTCACAGTATTTCGTGAACCGTTCCTGATAGCGTTGCTGTAAGAAGGTGGGGAGGCATATTTTGGGATATTGTCTGCTAACCGACTGTCACCTCTGACCCCATTTACACTGGAATCTTTCGATGAATCCAGTGCTTTGTCAGGAGACTTAGCTGAAGTGATTCCATCAGGGAGCTTGAGGTAGGAAGACCTGGTCGACCTCCCTTCTGTATCATGTTCTTTGCCAATTTCCACTTGGCCAATGCAATTGTTCCCTTTCACATTCCCATTCATATTGATCAAGTCCTGATCTTTTCTCATTTGTGTAATGTGAGCCAGGTTTGCGCCAATCTGTGCGTATGTCTCGTCATCTTTTTCTGacaacatttttctgatctgaaacaaaaagtgtAATTGCTTGCACTCTATAATGGGAGGAATTGGCTTATTTAGACATTAAAAAATAGAAAAGGGCTTAAATTGTGACAACAGCACATGTTTTTggacagtattttgttttaaaaactctaAGTCCCCAAGCTCCTTGACCTTgacaattctcctgctcatttcTCCCCCTTTTATTTATCTCGCCATCAAAGCCCTTCTGATTTTTAGCAGTAGGAACCTATCTCTGGTAACATATATCCCCTTTTGGAAACTAAGCAGTGTGTGCTGATTATAGGAAATATCATAACGGAGCTCAAACCTCTCTTCTTCCACTGTAACCAAGTGTAGTATTTCTACCACAGAAATCAGCAGTCAGCAGAATCTAGGGATTGAACCAAGGGTCATCCTAATCTCAGTGCAACACCTTTAGCAGAATTTACCCAGAAATTTCTGGAATATTTTCACTTGCTTTGAACTGGCTGAATAGTAGATATAGACAGAAGTAGTGAGGAACAGAAATGTTAGATTCAGTCTACTATTAAATTCACTGCACATTTGGAGGCAAATAATATGTGTCTTTTTTTGTAAGGTCTATATGCCTTGTTGATACATTATTTGAAGAATCCATCACTGAGTCTCATTTTGCTTGATCTGTTCAGGTAATATATGCAGGTAATTTTCCACTTAAATCTAGTGGAAGGGATAACTTGGCACGTTTTATGGAAACTCTTCAGTTTTCACCCCAATTAAGTCAATGGAATGAAAAATCAAGTGGAGTTTGTACTGAGCAGACAATCGAATGTATCATGACCACCATcccaataataaaaacaaaactgaccCGCACAGTTCCTGGCTCAATGGAGGAACTCAAAGTTGAGAAAGCTGTACCAATATGTAACAGACATGTTCAAACAGATGGGACATCCTCTGTGGGCAAACAACATGGCTCTGCCACTCCACAGGCTGTAGGGTCCTACAGCACTGAACTCTGACAGCTCTACATTGACATGGCTCAACAAGTGGATGCTGTTTTGCTGCCTAGTCAGTGGCAATTTTAATTGTCCTTCAAATGGTTGTGCCTCCTCCCACATCTCATGTCCAAACCTTCATTCTTGCACCCTTATGCAAAAGAACTAAATTTGCAATTTTGATTTTA harbors:
- the LOC132820571 gene encoding uncharacterized protein LOC132820571 is translated as MFRTVFYSFWVMNYTWLGILLVPVTGQSTVGDGQQESNSLQKYLVAVLVLLVIVLLACAATIFGVSLIYLKLLQIRKMLSEKDDETYAQIGANLAHITQMRKDQDLINMNGNVKGNNCIGQVEIGKEHDTEGRSTRSSYLKLPDGITSAKSPDKALDSSKDSSVNGVRGDSRLADNIPKYASPPSYSNAIRNGSRNTVTQVEKPKGNHESVTQRELNNSQSNVFQQSTGLRTFSPTSNNGCAVAQTIQKTTKKPKPETGHLATNPPEGSSPDSSIYAIYDVPRPCLCSSMCHGVVWHASTFQHNTLKRSLSEIGPTAFELPFEMLQDNKYAVPRPVTFPSNVNYETDFKNLEKCPSKDSGVLSYVDSQLLDLIPEGNEPHLETKSNLENKQRQAADKESPRDTSLFI